The nucleotide window AACGCAGCTTTCATAGAAGCAGCTCCAAACGGTTCCACACCGATCAGCTTCGTCGCAGGACTCACACCTTTTATATATGTACCAAGACCGGAAACCAATCCACCTCCGCCAATACCAGCGAACACATAATCAACAGAACGATTGATATCTTGTAAAATTTCAACACCGATGGTACCTTGACCAGCAATCACATGCGGATTATCAAACGGATGAATAAACGTCAAGCCGTGCTGCTCTCCATATGCAACAGCTTCGCTATAAGAGCTATCAAATGTATCTCCTCGCAGGATTACCTCAACGGAAGAGCCGCCAAAAAAACGAACCTGTGATACCTTTTGATTCGGTGTTGTGTTTGGCATAAAAATCTTGGCGGAAATGTTAAGCTTGCGGCACGTATACGCTACTCCCTGCGCATGATTGCCTGCACTTGCACATACAACGCCTCTGCTTCTTTCCTCTTCGGTAAGATGACTGATGCAGTTGTAGGCACCGCGAATTTTGAACGAGCGGACAACCTGTAAATCTTCGCGCTTTAAATACACATCGCATTCGTATCGCTCCGATAAAATCGAATCGCGCTGCAGCGGTGTATGGTTTACGATATCTTTCAATTTCTGCTGGGCAACCAAAATATCTTCAATTTTAACCCGCTCTTTCACATCTTTCATCGCTTTACCCGCCTTGTGTTTGAATTTATGTTGAATATTATACAATATTCAGAAAATAATTGAAATTGTTTTCTGCTTATTATCTGAAAATTATTTGTGTACTTCCATTTACATAAAAAGAGCGTGTGAGTCCTTTTCACACACTTAGCATTACAGATGATAGGAGGGAATGACGACGACTTTGTTCCTCTAGCTCATCATGCGCAACTAGCTCATACACTTGTGTGACATGTGCTGGAAACTCATAATCTCCGAGATATACAATCATATCGCGGGCAGATGCACCTATTGTTAACATAATATTTTTATCGTTATCATTTATCTGTAATACATCTTTTGTCACAAGCGCTTGCACAAGATGACCCTCATTTAGATACATTTTTCCATAGCGCCTCATATAAAATTGCACTTTCTCCATCACACGTACTACTTACGGTACAACTGGTAACGTAAAATAGGACGATTGCACCAAAAAGTTTAGTGTTTGGAGCTGTAAGCAAAGATCTTCTTTTTATATGTTCCAGAGCATAGCCATTTCAAAATGATGAGTAAATGAGCCGATTGCACGGTAGACTGTGCTTCTTGTTCAGTAGTTTGCAAAATTCGTTGTAAGCGGTCTGTCATAATAATCATTGTTTGCGTCAGTAAAAAAACTTTCCTTTCCCTACAATATATCTAAAAGGCAGCACAACACTGCACTGCCTCTGTTATGAATTAATTATTTAAAGAAATTGACTGTACAATATTCCCCGCACTTGGTCCTCCGATTACAAACTTGGCTTCATAGGAAACTGACGTATTTCCTAAAACAGAAAAAGTATAATATTGAATATTGCTTCCAGGTGTCACTTGCGTACTGCGCCAAACACCATCACTGCCTCGATAAGCGATGAATGCGTTAGCTGATGAATTTCCTTTATAATTTACAGAAAGATGTCGCGTTGTGCTTCCTGTATTGGTAACTGTTCCTTTAATTGTGTATACAACACCCCAGTTTCCAAGATTGCCGTATTTGCCTTCACCATCAGATTGCGCTAAGCAGCTTACTGCTCCCCAGCCTGGCATATTAAAAGAAAGCATATCACTAGTGATAGCATTACTGTTAAATGAGGGGCCAATATTGGATACCCATCCGTCCGTGCGAATAACAGTATTTCCAAAGGTTCCACTTACAAGATTATAGTTTGGATGCTGCACAGCCAGTATGCCTTTTACGTCTGTATTGCTAATCGTGAAATTTACATTAGATGCCACCACTTCTGAATACGGGCTCATTCCTTTATATACACGCGCTTCATGAGTTCCATCAGTTTCTATCCGTTGCACATATCCCATGTATGAGGTAGAGCCGTCAAGCGCTGAGAAGCTCCGGTAAGCTATGTTATTTATAATAACTTGGCCCCCACTAATATCAAAATCAATTACTCCACTAAAAAAGCTCCCATTTGGCACAGAATTATCCTTGCGCATAACCCAGTAACTTCCTCCAGCAGGAATGGAATAAGCAGTACCTAAGGATGAATAGTTACTGAACATTTGTGCAAACGGTCTACCTCCATATACACTCGCTTCATAGCCTGCACCGTACACAGTTACATTTACTGCATAAGAGTTAGGGTTATACAGTTGAATACCAAAACCAATGGTCAACCCTGTTCGATTCACATGTTCAAAGAAATTACGATATTTACCGGGCACGAGTGTGTCCCGATAAATACTTTTATCACCTAATGTACTGTCACCTAAATCCTCAGTATAAATTTGTTCAGGATTATTAACAAAAATAAGGGAACGTTCGCCTGTTTTCACATAGGAAACACTTGGAACTGTCGCAGCTGTCGCAACTGCACACCAACCGAATAATAAGACAGACACTACAAGAGAAATCACATTCCTTTTTCTTTTTAACATCGTGCCTCTCCCCTTCTATTGCGTCTTTCATTGTATTATATTTGTATAATAATCAAATTTATACGCTGTTGCATTTGGATCAAAATCTGGTTGTTTAAATTTTGGTGGTGAAAATGCCCAATAATAATCTGTTCCTACAATATTTGATCGGACGCCTCGTACCATCCATTGTATTTGTGTCCCTGCTGGATAGACACCAGTAAAGTTATAGGTAAACTGGTCGCCATTCTTTGCACCAGTAGAAGCAACCCAAGTGCTTGCACCTACTTTTCTATGGAAGAAAATTACATGTCCGAAGTTAATGGATTGTTTACCAACCTCAGAATGGGCATAAGCATATACAGAAGCTACATTATTTGTAAAAGTGGAATAGCTAATAAAATCAAGCATTTTGCCATAATCCCACGCAGCTACTGTACGATAATAAGGTTCATTTTTTACCCATACATCAGACACACCATCCGCATTTAAGTCTTTTCGTACACCAAAATGTAAATGCGGGGCAAAGGCTCCGCCTTCATCTCCTGTTGCTGCAACCTTCGTTCCTTTTGTGACGTAACCGCTTGTCACAAAAATATTGGAAAGATGATCAAACTTTACATGCGCATTATCATTTTTTAATCCGTCATTGTTCAGGTCTAAATACATGAACATCTCATGATTTGCCATGCTCGCTGACAATACCCATCCATTCCAAATCGCATAGACCGGCTCGCCATACGAAGAACCGAGATCCACACCGTTATGAGGGTTAGTTGTACCAGGACCGGTATCGCGCGGCTGATTGAATTTACTTGTGACCGTGAAAATGGAGCTATGCGGATTACCAAGGTTAATTGTTCCTGCTCCTGTCGTCGTATTGCCGAATACAATGGTATAATCGATAGCATAAACCTGACCGCTTACCAGTGAAAACAACATCACTACCATCAATATTTGGACGCATATTCTTCTCATCGCGCTCTCCTCCACTATTCATCCACAGACATAAGTAATGTTTCCGATGTGGCTGTACTCAAATTCTCAAATGATACAAGTAAATCCGCCCCCACCCATTTCACTTCCTGACTTAGTTGTTGCCCCGAAGGCAGCGGTAGCAAAT belongs to Ectobacillus sp. JY-23 and includes:
- a CDS encoding M23 family metallopeptidase; the encoded protein is MRRICVQILMVVMLFSLVSGQVYAIDYTIVFGNTTTGAGTINLGNPHSSIFTVTSKFNQPRDTGPGTTNPHNGVDLGSSYGEPVYAIWNGWVLSASMANHEMFMYLDLNNDGLKNDNAHVKFDHLSNIFVTSGYVTKGTKVAATGDEGGAFAPHLHFGVRKDLNADGVSDVWVKNEPYYRTVAAWDYGKMLDFISYSTFTNNVASVYAYAHSEVGKQSINFGHVIFFHRKVGASTWVASTGAKNGDQFTYNFTGVYPAGTQIQWMVRGVRSNIVGTDYYWAFSPPKFKQPDFDPNATAYKFDYYTNIIQ
- the ilvA gene encoding threonine ammonia-lyase IlvA, which translates into the protein MKDVKERVKIEDILVAQQKLKDIVNHTPLQRDSILSERYECDVYLKREDLQVVRSFKIRGAYNCISHLTEEERSRGVVCASAGNHAQGVAYTCRKLNISAKIFMPNTTPNQKVSQVRFFGGSSVEVILRGDTFDSSYSEAVAYGEQHGLTFIHPFDNPHVIAGQGTIGVEILQDINRSVDYVFAGIGGGGLVSGLGTYIKGVSPATKLIGVEPFGAASMKAALEEGSVVTLSQISSFVDGAAVKRVGALPFDIAQQLLDDIVVVPEGQVCTSILELYNKNAIVAEPAGALSIAALETYQEHIRGKTVVCVISGGNNDIERMQEMKERSLIHEGLKHYFIIAFPQRPRALREFLDRVLGPNDDITRFEYTKKSNKDNGPALVGIELKCKEDYAPLILRMQEQGVQYMEINQNPTLFNLLV